From a single Armatimonadota bacterium genomic region:
- a CDS encoding zinc ribbon domain-containing protein, producing MAENSSEFETLSQAGTASATESGIYCTRCGYHNPPGRGACVMCLNFLLDHSAGANCPSCGARNPSGSRFCSRCGALIDATAIAVFSRPELAAKVLDAVGDLGIAEGVGEEAYGDEEAYIGEAVDQYDEEPGVFEELEEYAEPMTVEGAKPEAVVVPDESVPGPMIETPEPADEIAPDEDFFASAPAIVDTSEDDFAPPPPPGVVAEEDEFAPPPPPGVVAEEDEFAPPPPPGVVAEEDDFAPPPPPGVVEAEEDEFAPPPAPGLIEEEDEFAPPPPPTFDEISDELPPPPPPAIDEELPPLEPPAAAQEADFGGWELESEEDEEEDDQSSS from the coding sequence GTGGCAGAGAACTCCAGCGAATTTGAGACCTTGTCCCAGGCCGGCACCGCATCTGCAACTGAATCCGGCATTTACTGCACGCGCTGCGGATATCACAACCCTCCGGGCCGCGGCGCTTGCGTCATGTGCCTCAACTTCCTCCTCGACCACTCCGCGGGGGCCAACTGCCCGTCTTGCGGCGCCAGGAACCCGTCGGGCTCCCGCTTCTGCTCGCGGTGCGGGGCCCTGATCGATGCGACTGCGATTGCCGTTTTCAGCCGGCCCGAACTCGCCGCCAAGGTCCTCGATGCGGTCGGAGACCTGGGCATCGCGGAAGGTGTCGGTGAAGAGGCCTACGGTGACGAAGAGGCTTACATCGGCGAAGCCGTCGACCAGTATGACGAAGAGCCCGGCGTCTTCGAGGAGCTCGAAGAATATGCCGAGCCGATGACAGTTGAGGGTGCTAAGCCGGAAGCGGTGGTCGTGCCCGACGAGAGTGTTCCCGGGCCGATGATCGAGACCCCGGAGCCGGCGGACGAGATCGCGCCGGACGAGGACTTTTTCGCATCCGCTCCTGCCATCGTGGACACGAGTGAGGATGATTTCGCTCCGCCGCCTCCGCCGGGAGTCGTGGCTGAAGAGGACGAGTTTGCTCCGCCGCCTCCGCCGGGAGTCGTGGCTGAAGAGGACGAGTTTGCTCCGCCGCCTCCGCCGGGAGTCGTGGCTGAAGAAGACGACTTTGCTCCTCCACCGCCACCGGGCGTGGTGGAAGCGGAGGAAGACGAATTCGCCCCGCCGCCTGCTCCCGGTCTGATCGAGGAAGAGGACGAGTTTGCGCCGCCGCCGCCACCGACTTTCGACGAGATCAGTGACGAGCTTCCTCCACCGCCTCCGCCGGCGATCGACGAGGAGTTGCCGCCCCTGGAGCCTCCCGCCGCCGCACAAGAAGCCGACTTCGGAGGCTGGGAGCTTGAGAGCGAAGAAGACGAGGAAGAGGACGATCAGTCGTCTTCATAG
- a CDS encoding glycosyltransferase family 39 protein: protein MLDITDWEITFENMEGILRGELHLDTEMMPDFGGMSYGVDGKVYSPFGIAQPILAMPFYLAGLAAAKVVPQLPERIVTRTAVMFFNLVLGALTCAVLYLILRSLSLRPTAGYAGALLYGIASPAWPYARTFYANPLAGFLLLMIVWYLYRARWEGNLRAALWAGAFAGLSLLVRHQFTIVAALGGLILLIPRENTRAAWVAALRLVAAYAPSVSLAMILWGWHNDVRYGSWMRMAGSDWQRIGDTPIWRGLATLFISPGKGLVWYAPVVLLAPLGLSLLWRRHRGFAACCLVMIGALVLLYSSITVPGGHWCWGPRFMVDILALLGVAVAVAFDRWANWARGTRVAVGLLIGASVAVQLLGCSVNVMHTYRRINDTGASPQHHEFEWRYSPLVNAAIALATEMRWTPLDLSVLRSGSPPKDFRRDLRRTLDYWPALAWRVGVPWPVLLLFPIQLLVTGLAFRQAGRVVRAGPVTPPAQGAEG from the coding sequence TTGCTCGATATCACCGACTGGGAGATCACCTTCGAGAACATGGAGGGCATTCTCCGGGGGGAACTGCATCTGGACACGGAGATGATGCCGGACTTCGGGGGGATGAGCTACGGCGTTGACGGCAAGGTCTACTCCCCGTTCGGAATCGCGCAACCGATCCTGGCAATGCCCTTCTACCTCGCGGGTCTGGCTGCGGCGAAAGTCGTCCCTCAACTCCCTGAGCGGATCGTGACGCGCACCGCGGTGATGTTCTTCAATCTCGTGCTGGGAGCCCTGACGTGCGCGGTTCTCTACCTGATACTCCGATCGCTGAGCCTGCGCCCTACGGCCGGGTACGCGGGTGCGCTGCTCTATGGTATCGCGAGCCCGGCGTGGCCTTACGCGCGAACCTTCTACGCCAATCCTCTGGCCGGGTTCCTGCTGCTGATGATCGTCTGGTATCTTTACCGGGCGCGGTGGGAAGGTAACCTCAGGGCGGCGCTCTGGGCCGGGGCTTTCGCGGGACTGAGTCTGCTGGTGCGGCACCAGTTCACCATCGTGGCGGCCCTGGGCGGCCTGATACTCCTCATCCCCCGGGAAAACACTCGGGCTGCGTGGGTTGCGGCTCTTCGTCTTGTGGCTGCCTACGCGCCGTCGGTGTCCTTGGCGATGATACTCTGGGGATGGCATAACGACGTCCGCTATGGAAGCTGGATGCGGATGGCAGGGTCGGACTGGCAGCGTATCGGGGATACCCCTATCTGGCGAGGTCTCGCCACGCTCTTCATTAGTCCAGGCAAAGGCCTCGTCTGGTATGCCCCCGTGGTGCTGCTGGCGCCCCTGGGGCTCAGCCTGCTGTGGCGCAGGCACCGGGGCTTCGCCGCCTGTTGTCTGGTGATGATCGGGGCGCTGGTCCTGCTCTATTCCAGCATCACCGTTCCGGGCGGCCACTGGTGCTGGGGGCCGCGGTTCATGGTGGATATCCTTGCGCTCCTCGGTGTTGCGGTCGCTGTGGCCTTCGATCGCTGGGCGAATTGGGCGCGTGGGACAAGAGTGGCGGTGGGTTTGCTCATCGGGGCAAGTGTCGCGGTGCAGCTTCTGGGCTGTTCAGTGAACGTGATGCATACCTATCGGCGCATCAATGATACCGGCGCTTCCCCGCAGCACCATGAGTTTGAGTGGCGCTATTCCCCGTTGGTGAACGCCGCCATCGCGCTGGCCACTGAAATGCGGTGGACACCGTTGGATCTGTCTGTCTTGAGGTCCGGCAGCCCTCCGAAAGACTTCCGCCGCGACCTGCGTAGAACCCTGGATTACTGGCCCGCACTGGCCTGGCGCGTCGGAGTGCCGTGGCCGGTGCTCCTACTGTTCCCCATTCAGTTGCTGGTGACGGGCCTGGCCTTCAGACAAGCAGGACGGGTAGTACGCGCGGGACCGGTCACTCCTCCCGCTCAGGGAGCGGAGGGATAG
- a CDS encoding YggS family pyridoxal phosphate-dependent enzyme — MNQIETAFRQVREQIDEAARRAGRLPEQVTLVAVTKTRSIDEIREVVAAGAADLGENYVQEMVAKHEALADLSGVRWHAIGHLQRNKIRQIASFCSLIHSVDSTRLADEIQARAAGAGRTQPVLLEVNIAGEDTKFGLAPGDVEAVAQHVSSLNHLELRGLMGMTPYAADPEESRRYFQALRELSEKLAANLPPGSMTDLSMGMTQDFQIAVEEGATLVRVGTAIFGKRQEA; from the coding sequence ATGAACCAGATCGAGACGGCCTTTCGCCAGGTGAGAGAGCAGATCGACGAAGCAGCCCGGCGCGCGGGTCGTCTGCCCGAACAGGTGACGCTGGTAGCGGTCACGAAGACCCGGTCGATTGATGAAATCCGCGAGGTCGTTGCAGCGGGAGCAGCCGATCTAGGCGAGAACTATGTGCAGGAGATGGTTGCTAAGCACGAGGCTCTCGCGGACTTGTCCGGTGTCCGGTGGCATGCGATCGGCCATCTTCAGCGCAACAAGATACGACAGATCGCAAGCTTCTGCAGCCTGATCCACTCAGTGGACAGTACGCGGCTTGCCGACGAGATACAAGCCAGGGCAGCAGGGGCCGGGCGCACTCAGCCGGTCCTGCTTGAAGTGAACATAGCAGGAGAAGACACTAAGTTCGGTCTCGCGCCCGGCGACGTGGAAGCCGTGGCGCAGCATGTCAGTTCGCTCAATCATCTTGAGCTGCGCGGCCTCATGGGCATGACGCCATATGCAGCAGATCCGGAGGAATCCAGGCGGTATTTCCAGGCCCTGCGGGAGCTGTCGGAAAAGCTGGCGGCGAACCTGCCCCCCGGCAGCATGACGGACCTGTCCATGGGCATGACGCAGGACTTCCAGATCGCCGTGGAAGAGGGCGCTACCCTCGTTCGAGTGGGGACGGCGATCTTCGGCAAGCGCCAGGAGGCCTGA
- the proC gene encoding pyrroline-5-carboxylate reductase: MADFAFQLGVVGAGKMGGALIRALVAREQIDPARIIAVDAAPAALEQLAADCPDVVTTSDLARVAAESEVFLIALKPQVFADALQPVKFARPAGQTVLSIMAGVSMSRIVEYFGPETPVIRCMPNVCCEVAQGAFGYSANEYVPDDHRALVGSWFNAIGAAEELPENLLDAVTGLSGSGPAFVATFIEALADGGVAAGLPRAVAQRLAAQTVLGAASWVMEKGGPAQLKDTVCSPAGTTITGLRALEARGLRSATIEAVVAAAERSRQLGG, translated from the coding sequence GTGGCTGATTTCGCTTTTCAGCTCGGCGTTGTGGGTGCGGGGAAAATGGGGGGCGCACTCATTCGGGCTCTGGTGGCGCGTGAACAGATCGATCCAGCCCGGATCATCGCTGTGGACGCCGCCCCGGCCGCCCTCGAGCAACTGGCGGCTGACTGCCCGGACGTGGTCACAACATCGGACCTCGCGCGGGTTGCCGCGGAAAGCGAAGTCTTCCTGATCGCTCTCAAGCCTCAGGTCTTCGCTGATGCTCTTCAGCCCGTGAAATTCGCCCGGCCGGCGGGGCAGACGGTCCTGTCCATCATGGCAGGCGTCTCCATGAGCCGGATCGTGGAGTACTTCGGGCCAGAGACGCCGGTCATTCGGTGCATGCCCAACGTGTGCTGCGAGGTGGCACAGGGCGCCTTCGGCTACTCGGCCAATGAATACGTGCCGGACGATCACCGGGCGCTGGTGGGCAGCTGGTTCAATGCAATCGGCGCCGCGGAAGAGCTTCCTGAGAATCTCCTGGATGCTGTGACCGGGCTTTCCGGCAGCGGCCCGGCTTTCGTCGCCACTTTCATCGAGGCTCTCGCGGACGGGGGCGTTGCAGCCGGTCTCCCACGCGCCGTTGCCCAGAGACTGGCGGCGCAGACGGTGCTCGGCGCGGCCTCATGGGTTATGGAAAAGGGCGGCCCCGCACAGCTCAAGGACACGGTCTGCTCACCTGCCGGGACAACCATCACCGGATTGCGCGCGCTGGAGGCCCGGGGACTGCGCTCGGCAACCATCGAGGCCGTCGTCGCCGCCGCCGAGCGCTCGCGCCAACTTGGAGGATGA
- a CDS encoding cell division protein SepF: protein MSQTVWERALDFFGLGLDDGYHRHSAMRSETVHEEERDEGVYHLNPPRQSTVAATVPLVRAEPRNIDEATIVADEIKRQIPVILNLEGTNPEEARRIRDFLAGVTYGLNGFMKKLGNWVYACSPFDMPIERLILDGSRIGESRYEDDEYEDEDTY, encoded by the coding sequence GTGAGTCAGACCGTCTGGGAGCGCGCGCTCGATTTCTTCGGCCTTGGTCTGGACGATGGATACCACCGTCACTCCGCGATGCGGTCGGAGACCGTACACGAAGAGGAGCGAGACGAAGGCGTCTACCACCTCAATCCACCGCGCCAGTCAACCGTCGCGGCGACCGTGCCCCTGGTACGGGCCGAACCCCGCAATATTGATGAGGCCACTATCGTCGCCGACGAGATCAAGCGACAAATCCCCGTGATCCTGAACCTCGAGGGCACCAATCCCGAAGAGGCGCGGCGGATCCGAGATTTTCTCGCAGGCGTCACCTATGGCCTCAACGGTTTCATGAAGAAACTCGGGAACTGGGTCTATGCCTGCTCTCCTTTCGATATGCCCATCGAGCGCCTGATCCTGGACGGCTCGCGCATAGGCGAATCCAGGTACGAGGATGACGAGTACGAGGACGAAGACACGTACTGA
- a CDS encoding YggU family protein — protein MPTATLRLRVIPRARKDEIAGERDGALVVRLKAPPVEGAANKALLKFLASRIGVRPGDLEIVSGHQSRDKVVRVEGLSQSQVDAAVR, from the coding sequence ATGCCCACCGCAACCCTGAGACTGCGCGTGATTCCCCGGGCCCGCAAGGATGAGATCGCCGGCGAGCGCGATGGCGCCTTGGTGGTTCGCCTGAAGGCCCCGCCTGTGGAGGGTGCGGCCAACAAGGCGCTGCTGAAGTTCCTCGCTTCCAGGATCGGGGTCAGGCCCGGCGATCTGGAGATCGTTTCCGGGCACCAGTCGCGGGACAAGGTTGTCCGGGTTGAAGGGCTCAGCCAGAGCCAGGTCGACGCCGCCGTGCGCTGA
- a CDS encoding CPBP family intramembrane metalloprotease: MLPSSPLQNRPLRALARPDLLRLALVVGFVAAIFGVVHGLSGARRWYVPTASVPLQGDVLYRAGMLLKSVPLGTLRKLALDPEDILHSGIGAYERLALREDSPNASAMYRLAIIYSKRGFPEHGSSLFDRLVTLDGQNADLYFAVSSVYETRAVGRGELLKARDVIAPRRDWITRLALVDCLRRAGDDKAAQEVMQEIDRRTRSFAWILGAVALTYVAVLVAGVGFLAVVAYRKLFTIQPEHELPTPQVYWTVLEAVEATAVLIAGMVLAGLLSGILLEKLDLDNRATWAVPVAAILTYLLFAAPALILIFRRTARHTIRPLRALGFRGRFQLTLATTGLRAYCMFVAGAALAALAARWLGVSPLAARSPIELLQSARGLPDIVAYFILICVLAPLVEETIFRGYVYAGLRTRFATPAAAVLSAGMFALAHLNMAPSGMAAVALVGVLLAYLYENTRSLWPGVIVHAFHNMLAFLLILGAGI; this comes from the coding sequence ATGCTCCCCAGCAGCCCCCTGCAGAATCGCCCCCTCCGTGCATTGGCGCGGCCGGACTTGCTGCGTCTGGCGCTGGTCGTGGGTTTCGTCGCCGCGATCTTCGGCGTGGTTCACGGCCTGTCCGGAGCGCGTCGCTGGTACGTTCCCACCGCTTCCGTTCCCCTCCAGGGCGATGTGCTCTATCGTGCTGGGATGCTTCTCAAGTCGGTGCCGCTCGGAACCCTTCGCAAGCTGGCGCTGGATCCCGAAGACATCCTTCATTCCGGCATCGGCGCGTATGAGCGCCTCGCTCTGCGGGAGGACTCCCCGAACGCCTCGGCCATGTACCGGCTTGCGATCATCTACTCAAAGCGCGGTTTCCCTGAGCACGGCAGCTCGCTGTTCGACCGGCTCGTTACGCTGGACGGACAGAATGCAGACCTGTACTTCGCGGTCTCCAGTGTCTATGAGACGCGCGCGGTCGGGCGGGGTGAGCTGCTCAAGGCTCGCGATGTCATCGCTCCGCGGCGCGACTGGATTACACGTCTGGCACTGGTCGACTGCCTGCGCCGCGCAGGGGATGACAAGGCTGCGCAAGAAGTGATGCAGGAGATTGACCGGCGCACCCGCAGTTTCGCCTGGATTCTGGGGGCTGTGGCCCTGACCTACGTCGCTGTGCTCGTTGCGGGCGTCGGCTTCCTTGCGGTGGTGGCATACCGCAAGCTCTTCACAATCCAACCCGAACATGAGTTGCCTACGCCCCAGGTCTACTGGACGGTTCTTGAGGCCGTCGAGGCGACCGCTGTGCTCATCGCGGGCATGGTTCTGGCCGGGCTGCTCTCCGGGATACTCCTGGAGAAGCTGGACCTCGACAATCGCGCGACTTGGGCGGTGCCGGTGGCCGCGATTCTAACTTACCTACTCTTCGCCGCACCCGCACTGATCCTGATATTCCGCCGCACCGCCCGGCACACTATCCGCCCTCTGCGTGCGCTGGGCTTCCGCGGCCGGTTCCAGCTGACGCTGGCAACCACGGGTCTGCGCGCTTACTGCATGTTCGTGGCCGGCGCGGCGCTGGCCGCACTCGCCGCACGATGGCTGGGTGTCAGTCCCCTCGCGGCGAGGTCGCCCATCGAACTGCTCCAGTCCGCCCGAGGCCTGCCGGACATCGTCGCCTACTTCATCCTTATCTGCGTGCTTGCTCCGCTGGTGGAGGAGACGATCTTCCGCGGATACGTGTACGCCGGGCTGCGCACGCGTTTCGCCACGCCGGCGGCGGCTGTCCTGAGCGCGGGAATGTTCGCTCTCGCGCACCTGAACATGGCCCCTTCCGGGATGGCGGCGGTCGCTCTCGTCGGCGTCCTGCTGGCGTATCTTTACGAAAACACCCGGTCGCTGTGGCCCGGTGTGATTGTCCACGCATTCCACAACATGCTGGCGTTCCTACTGATTCTTGGGGCGGGGATCTGA